From one Bordetella genomosp. 9 genomic stretch:
- a CDS encoding M20 aminoacylase family protein, with the protein MKTLDEIERAHGELTAIRRDIHAHPELAFEETRTSSLVAEKLRGWGIDVHTGFGKTGVVGVLQGKGGKGRTIGLRADMDALPMPENNRFAHKSTISGRMHGCGHDGHTAMLLGAAQYLSRHRDFAGTVVFIFQPAEENGNAGARAMMQDGLFDKFPCDAVFGIHNMPGMPVNEFGIRPGPTMASSNRFTITIKGVGGHAAQPHKTVDTIVIASEMVGVLQTVVSRTRNPLDTAVLTVTQIHAGDSFNVIPAEAVIRGTVRTYTTEVLDLIEDTMRRIVTTLPQVYGGSGELDFVRAYPPLVNWEKETEFAAQVAEAAFGKDSVNRAVPPFMGAEDFSFFLQKVPGCYIFLGNGEGDHRLESYHGMGPCTLHNPNYDFNDALLPVGATYWVKLVDTFMKQA; encoded by the coding sequence ATGAAAACCCTGGACGAAATCGAGCGCGCGCATGGCGAGCTCACGGCGATACGCCGCGATATCCATGCACATCCCGAACTGGCTTTCGAGGAAACCCGTACGTCATCGCTGGTCGCCGAAAAACTGCGCGGCTGGGGCATCGACGTGCATACCGGCTTCGGCAAGACCGGCGTGGTGGGCGTGCTGCAAGGCAAAGGCGGCAAGGGCCGGACGATAGGCTTGCGCGCCGACATGGATGCCCTGCCCATGCCGGAGAACAACCGCTTCGCCCACAAGTCCACCATCAGCGGCCGCATGCACGGCTGTGGCCATGACGGCCATACCGCCATGCTGCTGGGCGCGGCGCAGTACCTGTCGCGGCATCGCGACTTCGCCGGCACCGTGGTGTTCATCTTCCAGCCCGCCGAGGAAAACGGCAACGCCGGCGCGCGCGCGATGATGCAGGATGGCCTGTTCGACAAGTTCCCCTGCGACGCGGTGTTCGGTATCCACAACATGCCGGGCATGCCCGTCAACGAGTTCGGGATCCGTCCCGGGCCGACGATGGCGTCCAGCAATCGCTTCACCATTACCATCAAGGGCGTGGGCGGCCATGCCGCGCAGCCGCACAAGACGGTCGATACCATCGTGATCGCATCGGAAATGGTCGGCGTGCTGCAGACCGTGGTGTCGCGCACCAGGAACCCGCTGGATACGGCGGTGCTGACGGTGACGCAGATCCACGCGGGCGATTCCTTCAACGTGATCCCCGCCGAAGCCGTCATCCGCGGCACGGTGCGTACCTATACCACCGAAGTCCTGGACCTGATCGAGGACACCATGCGGCGCATCGTCACGACGCTGCCGCAGGTGTACGGGGGCTCGGGTGAACTCGATTTCGTGCGCGCCTACCCGCCGCTGGTGAACTGGGAGAAGGAAACCGAGTTCGCGGCGCAGGTCGCGGAAGCGGCGTTCGGCAAGGACAGCGTGAACCGCGCGGTGCCGCCCTTCATGGGCGCGGAGGATTTTTCCTTCTTCCTGCAGAAGGTGCCGGGCTGTTATATCTTCCTGGGCAACGGTGAAGGCGATCACCGCCTGGAGTCATACCACGGCATGGGGCCCTGCACCCTGCACAATCCCAATTACGACTTCAACGACGCGCTGCTCCCGGTGGGTGCGACGTATTGGGTCAAGCTGGTGGACACCTTCATGAAGCAGGCGTAG
- a CDS encoding winged helix-turn-helix transcriptional regulator, whose protein sequence is MTSALPSSATSSDQPPSGASAGSLSERLLRGDLLAADCPSRDVLKHVTSRWGVLVLITLEQRMHRFSELKRTIGGVSERMLAQTLQWLEADGLVDRKAYQVVPPHVEYRLTPLGLECAEKVRLLADWIEVNLPRIHAAASPPAE, encoded by the coding sequence ATGACCTCCGCGCTGCCCAGCTCAGCCACATCGTCCGATCAGCCCCCATCGGGAGCGTCGGCCGGTTCGCTGTCCGAGCGCCTGCTGCGCGGCGACCTGCTCGCCGCCGATTGCCCGTCGCGCGACGTCCTCAAGCACGTCACCAGCCGGTGGGGCGTGCTGGTCCTGATCACCCTGGAGCAGCGCATGCATCGCTTCAGCGAACTGAAGCGCACCATCGGCGGCGTCAGCGAACGCATGCTGGCGCAGACCTTGCAATGGCTGGAAGCCGATGGCCTGGTCGATCGCAAGGCCTACCAGGTCGTGCCGCCGCACGTCGAATACCGGCTCACGCCGCTAGGCCTGGAATGCGCGGAAAAAGTCCGCCTGCTGGCGGACTGGATCGAAGTCAACCTGCCACGGATACATGCCGCCGCCTCGCCGCCCGCGGAGTAG
- a CDS encoding acetate--CoA ligase family protein, protein MSVKSSTSLGQALLAPRAIALVGASGDERKNTARPLRFMRKHRYAGRIHPINAGRTEIMGERAYPSLAALPEPVDHVFVMIPGEQVLSVLEQCPAAGARVLTVYSDGFAEAGPEGMARQQALVARARELGVRILGPNSIGSANLHTGGVISVNAAFEADDLVAGDISMVSQSGSMMGSLLSRAAARGFGFASSVSVGNESDITVGEVVDALVDDPNTRVILLFLETLREAPVLAAALARARQAGKPVVAYKLGRSEQGDALAQSHTGAMAGNDAAVDAFFRAHGVLRVQQLETLFEIVPLAARYGDARSRDQAPRVAVITTTGGGAATVVDNLGTRGLVAAAPPPAFVEHMAARGLRIRETPVIDLTLAATPAQYKDLLEQLLLADWCDAVLSVIGSSAQFHPDFAVNPLVQADKPDDKPMAAFLAPEAPASLALLRKHGIAAFRTPESCADALAVLFQRKPAPVPPRAALPWPPEIPRTGALTEHEASRVFQALGVPVAASRLVPTDDLAHGLSYPVVAKVSSRDVPHKTDAGAVRIGIADDAQLRDAVDQMLENVRVHAPAADIDGILVQAMEGRLLELILGYRLDPLVGPTVVLGAGGIAAELNPDFAIRLAPISVEEARAMIEEVRATRLVRGFRGLPRGDCEALAHAIAAFSRLGEVEGVRVAEAEINPLFVRADGVVAVDGLLRFE, encoded by the coding sequence ATGTCCGTGAAATCATCCACCTCCCTGGGCCAGGCGCTGCTCGCGCCCCGCGCCATCGCGCTGGTCGGCGCGTCGGGCGATGAACGCAAGAACACCGCGCGGCCGCTGCGTTTCATGCGCAAGCACCGCTATGCCGGCCGCATCCATCCGATCAATGCCGGGCGCACGGAAATCATGGGCGAACGCGCCTATCCATCGCTGGCGGCGCTGCCCGAACCGGTGGACCACGTCTTCGTCATGATCCCTGGCGAACAGGTGCTGTCCGTGCTGGAACAATGTCCCGCGGCGGGCGCGCGCGTGCTGACCGTTTATTCCGATGGTTTCGCTGAAGCCGGACCGGAAGGCATGGCGCGCCAGCAGGCCCTGGTGGCGCGCGCGCGTGAACTCGGCGTGCGCATACTGGGTCCCAACAGCATCGGCAGCGCCAACCTGCACACGGGCGGCGTGATCTCCGTGAATGCCGCCTTCGAGGCCGACGACCTGGTCGCGGGCGATATCAGCATGGTGTCGCAAAGCGGTTCCATGATGGGTTCCTTGCTGTCGCGCGCGGCGGCGCGCGGCTTCGGTTTCGCCAGCTCCGTATCGGTGGGCAATGAAAGCGACATCACCGTCGGCGAAGTCGTCGACGCGCTGGTGGACGATCCGAACACGCGCGTCATCCTGCTGTTCCTGGAAACGTTGCGCGAAGCGCCCGTGCTGGCCGCGGCGCTGGCCCGCGCGCGCCAGGCGGGCAAGCCCGTCGTGGCGTACAAGCTCGGCCGCTCCGAGCAGGGCGACGCGCTGGCGCAATCCCATACGGGCGCCATGGCGGGCAACGACGCCGCCGTCGATGCCTTCTTTCGTGCGCATGGCGTGCTGCGCGTGCAGCAGCTGGAAACGCTGTTCGAAATCGTGCCGCTGGCGGCGCGCTATGGCGACGCGCGATCGCGCGACCAGGCGCCGCGCGTCGCGGTGATCACCACCACGGGCGGCGGCGCGGCCACCGTGGTCGACAACCTGGGCACACGCGGACTGGTGGCGGCGGCGCCGCCACCGGCCTTCGTCGAGCATATGGCGGCACGCGGCCTGCGCATACGCGAAACGCCCGTCATCGACCTGACCCTGGCCGCCACGCCGGCGCAGTACAAGGATCTGCTCGAACAGCTGTTGCTGGCGGACTGGTGCGACGCGGTGCTCAGCGTGATCGGTTCGTCGGCCCAGTTTCATCCCGACTTCGCCGTCAATCCGCTGGTGCAGGCCGACAAGCCCGACGACAAGCCCATGGCGGCTTTCCTCGCGCCCGAAGCGCCCGCATCGCTGGCCCTGCTCAGGAAGCACGGCATTGCCGCCTTCCGCACGCCCGAATCCTGCGCCGACGCGCTCGCGGTGCTATTCCAGCGCAAGCCGGCGCCCGTCCCGCCACGGGCCGCCTTGCCCTGGCCGCCCGAAATCCCGCGCACGGGCGCCCTGACGGAGCATGAAGCCAGCCGTGTGTTCCAGGCCCTGGGCGTGCCGGTCGCGGCCTCGCGCCTGGTCCCCACCGACGATCTCGCGCACGGCCTGTCCTATCCCGTCGTGGCCAAGGTGTCGTCGCGCGACGTGCCGCACAAGACCGATGCCGGCGCCGTCCGTATCGGCATCGCCGATGACGCGCAGCTGCGCGATGCGGTCGATCAGATGCTGGAGAACGTGCGCGTCCACGCGCCCGCCGCCGACATCGACGGCATCCTGGTGCAGGCCATGGAAGGGCGTTTGCTGGAGCTGATCCTGGGCTACCGGCTGGATCCCCTGGTCGGACCGACGGTCGTGCTGGGCGCGGGCGGCATCGCGGCGGAACTGAATCCCGACTTCGCCATACGCCTGGCGCCCATCAGCGTCGAGGAAGCCCGCGCCATGATCGAAGAGGTGCGCGCGACACGTCTGGTGCGCGGCTTCCGCGGCCTTCCGCGCGGCGATTGCGAGGCGCTTGCGCATGCCATCGCCGCCTTCTCCCGCCTGGGGGAGGTGGAAGGCGTCAGGGTGGCGGAAGCGGAGATCAATCCCCTGTTCGTGCGCGCCGATGGCGTCGTGGCGGTGGACGGCCTGCTGCGCTTCGAATGA
- a CDS encoding SDR family oxidoreductase: MTIAITGATGQLGRLVVQELLRTVPAGELVALVRTPAKAADLGIAARPADYTRPETLPAALAGVDTLLLISGNEVGQRIAQHRNVVDAAQRAGVRRIVYTSLLHADTSPLSLAPEHLETENAIKASGLAYTLLRNGWYIENHTGAIAPALATGVLAGASGEGKFSAAARGDYALAAATVLTGSGHEGKTYELAGDDPYTRAQFAAEVARQAGKPVVYRNMTEAEYAQALAGVGLPAPIAQAVASWDALAADGALYDDSGVLAKLIGRPTTPLSKVIAQALA; the protein is encoded by the coding sequence ATGACTATCGCCATTACGGGCGCCACCGGCCAACTGGGCCGCCTGGTCGTCCAGGAATTGCTGCGCACGGTTCCCGCCGGAGAACTCGTGGCGCTGGTCCGTACGCCCGCCAAGGCCGCGGACCTGGGCATCGCGGCGCGCCCGGCCGACTACACGCGGCCGGAGACCTTGCCGGCTGCCCTGGCCGGCGTCGATACGCTGTTGCTGATCTCGGGCAATGAAGTGGGGCAGCGCATCGCCCAGCACCGCAACGTGGTCGACGCCGCGCAGCGCGCCGGCGTGCGGCGCATCGTCTATACCAGCCTGCTGCATGCCGACACGTCGCCCCTGAGCCTGGCGCCGGAGCACCTGGAAACCGAGAACGCCATCAAGGCATCCGGCCTGGCCTACACGCTGCTGCGCAACGGCTGGTACATCGAGAACCATACCGGCGCGATCGCGCCGGCCCTGGCCACCGGCGTGCTCGCCGGCGCTTCGGGCGAAGGCAAATTTTCCGCCGCGGCGCGGGGCGATTACGCGCTGGCGGCCGCTACCGTGCTGACGGGCTCGGGCCATGAGGGCAAGACCTATGAACTGGCCGGCGACGACCCCTATACCCGCGCCCAGTTCGCCGCCGAGGTCGCCCGCCAGGCCGGCAAGCCCGTGGTCTACCGCAACATGACGGAGGCCGAGTATGCGCAGGCCCTGGCCGGCGTCGGCCTGCCCGCCCCCATTGCCCAGGCCGTGGCCAGTTGGGACGCCTTGGCCGCCGATGGCGCGCTCTACGACGACAGCGGCGTGCTGGCGAAGCTGATCGGCCGGCCGACGACGCCGCTGTCCAAGGTGATCGCCCAGGCCTTGGCCTGA
- a CDS encoding MmgE/PrpD family protein produces the protein MLLESLSAYGARDTVARLPDEVLHYAKRAVLDWLSALYPGTRISPCRELVAAHAEELGIGRSSLPGNGTTAFPATAAWINGSASHAPEFDDIFRDGAYHPGCPVIAAALAMAEHRGASGRELLNAVVVGYEISTRIAAAMQPSHYRYFHTTGTVGTLGAAAAAAALAAPGHADVMGHAIATSATMAAALQQAFRSDAMSKALHAGHAAAAGVRAGQGAAHGVTGVWDILEGEVGFGAALAENVRWDSVLEGLGEQYNITRMTQKNHGCCGHTFAAIDAALALRDKGVQADRVRAIEVRGYRATLEVAGNPDPTTAFEARFSTQYVLAHAMRQGSVRLAAFEPEALNDEATRALMRKVTLIEDPQLTAGFPKMRAARVAIVTDDGMRHEQFAPYRKGDPEAPLSDAELNDKFDELAGPVLGVERTRQLRAAVWKLDGNQVSDLALAADRPIA, from the coding sequence ATGCTGCTCGAATCCCTGTCCGCCTACGGGGCGCGCGATACCGTCGCGCGCCTGCCCGACGAGGTCCTGCACTACGCCAAGCGCGCGGTCCTGGACTGGCTGTCCGCCCTCTATCCCGGGACCCGTATCTCGCCCTGCCGCGAACTGGTGGCGGCGCACGCGGAAGAGCTGGGCATCGGGCGCTCCAGCCTGCCCGGCAACGGCACGACAGCCTTTCCCGCCACCGCGGCCTGGATCAATGGCAGCGCGTCCCACGCGCCGGAGTTCGACGACATCTTCCGTGACGGCGCCTACCACCCCGGCTGCCCGGTGATCGCCGCGGCGCTGGCGATGGCGGAGCACAGGGGCGCCAGCGGCCGCGAGCTGCTCAACGCGGTGGTGGTCGGCTACGAGATATCCACCCGCATCGCGGCGGCGATGCAGCCTTCACACTACCGCTATTTCCACACCACGGGCACGGTCGGCACGCTGGGTGCCGCGGCGGCCGCGGCCGCCCTGGCAGCGCCGGGCCACGCCGACGTCATGGGGCATGCCATCGCGACGTCCGCCACCATGGCCGCGGCGCTGCAGCAGGCCTTCCGTTCCGACGCCATGAGCAAGGCCCTGCACGCGGGTCACGCGGCGGCGGCCGGCGTGCGCGCGGGACAGGGCGCGGCCCATGGCGTGACGGGCGTATGGGACATCCTGGAAGGCGAGGTCGGCTTCGGCGCCGCGCTGGCCGAGAACGTGCGTTGGGACAGCGTCCTGGAAGGACTGGGCGAGCAGTACAACATCACCCGCATGACGCAGAAGAACCATGGCTGTTGCGGCCATACCTTCGCGGCCATCGACGCCGCCCTGGCGTTGCGCGACAAAGGCGTGCAGGCCGATCGCGTGCGCGCCATCGAGGTCAGAGGCTATCGCGCGACGCTGGAGGTCGCCGGCAATCCCGACCCCACCACAGCGTTCGAGGCGCGCTTCAGCACGCAATACGTGCTGGCGCATGCGATGCGCCAGGGTTCGGTGCGGCTGGCGGCCTTCGAACCGGAAGCGCTGAACGACGAAGCGACGCGCGCGCTGATGCGCAAGGTCACGCTCATCGAAGATCCGCAGCTGACCGCCGGGTTCCCCAAGATGCGCGCGGCGCGCGTGGCCATCGTGACCGACGACGGCATGCGGCACGAGCAGTTCGCGCCCTATCGCAAGGGCGATCCGGAAGCGCCGCTGTCGGACGCCGAATTGAACGACAAGTTCGACGAGCTCGCCGGGCCGGTGCTGGGCGTGGAACGCACCCGCCAGTTGCGCGCCGCGGTCTGGAAGCTGGATGGCAACCAGGTCAGCGACCTGGCCCTGGCGGCCGACCGCCCCATCGCCTGA
- a CDS encoding LysR family transcriptional regulator, with translation MKKLDVPALEIFVAAVEEKSLSRAAERENVVASAASRRIADLERHLHRTLLHRHGRGVEPTPAGVLLYQRAKAILRSVQLAEQAIDSYSADGQAKIRLAANPSTLLQFLPAPMARFLAGRDNVAVDLLEAHSFDIPRMVADATVDVGIYHADRAAAGVSSFPFRSDRVGLVVPRGHPLASRASLRLEEALDYELLGYFPRHSLDQFLDYIGQTVSRPPRVKLQVSNFETRCRMIREGLGIAVVPEGIARNYLSEMGLVLVALEDAWAERQFFVCVRDAATMSPLMADLLAALRP, from the coding sequence ATGAAGAAACTCGACGTCCCGGCGCTGGAGATCTTCGTCGCCGCCGTCGAGGAAAAAAGCCTCTCGCGTGCCGCCGAACGGGAAAATGTCGTGGCATCCGCCGCCAGCCGGCGGATCGCCGACCTGGAACGGCACCTGCACCGCACGCTGCTGCACCGCCACGGCCGGGGGGTCGAGCCGACCCCCGCGGGCGTGCTGCTCTACCAGCGCGCCAAGGCCATCCTGCGCAGCGTCCAGCTGGCGGAGCAGGCCATCGACAGCTATTCGGCCGACGGCCAGGCCAAGATCCGGCTGGCGGCCAATCCTTCCACCCTGCTGCAGTTCCTGCCCGCGCCCATGGCGCGCTTCCTGGCGGGCCGCGACAACGTCGCGGTGGACCTGCTGGAAGCCCATAGCTTCGACATCCCGCGCATGGTGGCGGACGCCACGGTGGACGTGGGCATCTACCACGCCGATCGCGCCGCCGCCGGCGTGTCGTCGTTCCCCTTCCGCAGCGATCGGGTGGGCCTGGTCGTACCGCGCGGGCATCCGCTGGCCAGCCGGGCCTCCCTGCGGCTGGAAGAAGCGCTGGATTACGAGCTCCTGGGCTATTTTCCGCGCCATTCCCTGGACCAGTTCCTGGACTACATCGGCCAGACGGTGTCGCGGCCGCCCAGGGTCAAGCTGCAGGTTTCCAATTTCGAGACGCGCTGCCGGATGATCCGCGAAGGATTGGGCATCGCCGTGGTGCCCGAAGGCATCGCGCGCAATTACCTGAGCGAAATGGGGCTGGTCCTGGTGGCCCTGGAAGACGCCTGGGCCGAGCGGCAGTTCTTCGTCTGCGTCCGCGATGCGGCGACGATGAGCCCGCTGATGGCGGATCTGCTGGCGGCCTTGCGTCCCTGA
- a CDS encoding N-formylglutamate amidohydrolase, which produces MRTTDQPFDPYIRIEPRAAALPLVCDSPHSGVVYPADFGYAVDAQVLRTGEDTHVDALWRGIPEVGGTLILAQFPRTYIDPNREPDDIDPALLAGPWPDAIHPSEKSRIGHGLIWSKAGGRPIYDRKLSVEEVRHRIQAYHRPYHAALSRDIEAAYKQFGAVWHLNLHSMPSNSYEVLQVPGNRQLADFVLGDRDGTTCEPELVDVVEHSLRASGYTVARNDPFKGVALIARLGKPAQRRHSLQIEIHRGQYMNEQTFEKNEKFPAMQAALTKAAQDVAQYIQRQL; this is translated from the coding sequence ATGCGCACCACAGACCAGCCTTTCGACCCTTACATCCGCATCGAGCCGCGCGCGGCGGCCTTGCCGCTGGTCTGCGATTCGCCGCACAGCGGCGTGGTCTACCCCGCGGATTTCGGCTATGCCGTCGATGCCCAGGTATTGCGCACCGGCGAAGACACGCACGTGGATGCGTTGTGGCGCGGGATCCCCGAGGTGGGCGGCACGCTGATCCTGGCGCAGTTCCCGCGTACCTATATCGACCCCAATCGCGAACCCGACGACATCGATCCCGCGCTGTTGGCCGGGCCGTGGCCCGATGCGATCCATCCTTCGGAAAAAAGCCGCATCGGGCACGGATTGATCTGGAGCAAGGCCGGCGGCCGGCCCATCTACGACCGCAAGCTGTCGGTGGAAGAAGTGCGGCATCGTATCCAGGCCTATCACCGGCCTTACCATGCGGCGCTCAGCCGCGACATCGAGGCGGCGTACAAGCAGTTCGGCGCGGTGTGGCATCTGAACCTGCACTCGATGCCGTCGAATTCGTATGAAGTGCTGCAGGTACCTGGCAATCGTCAGCTGGCGGATTTCGTGCTCGGGGATCGCGATGGCACCACCTGCGAACCGGAGCTGGTGGACGTGGTCGAGCACTCGCTGCGCGCAAGCGGCTACACCGTGGCGCGCAACGATCCCTTCAAGGGCGTTGCGCTGATCGCCCGTCTCGGCAAGCCCGCGCAGCGGCGCCACAGCCTGCAGATCGAGATCCATCGCGGGCAATACATGAATGAACAGACGTTCGAAAAGAACGAGAAATTTCCGGCCATGCAGGCCGCACTGACCAAGGCGGCGCAGGACGTCGCGCAATATATTCAAAGGCAATTATGA
- a CDS encoding ABC transporter ATP-binding protein, which yields MSTQSTPILSLRGAEMRFVQPVDLAGRIANLFGAGLRKTVVHAVAGVDLDVMPGEVIGVVGESGCGKSTLGRMISGILPPTAGSIAYAGQPVAAMDDKQRRAYELGVQMIFQDPYASLNPRMRVEEIIGEAPMVHGLVSRRDRKAYVAELMRQVGLDPAYAQRYPHQFSGGQRQRIGIARALGLKPRVIVCDEAVAALDVSIQAQVLNLFAQLRRELDLTYLFISHNLGVVGHISDRVAIMYLGRVVELAPTDQVFKRPNHPYTQALLKELPTLNPERRSFKPIQGELPSPLAPPPGCTFHPRCPQAMDRCRQERPVLREIAPGQLSACHLNDLPAAAARPVDFHARPVAMQS from the coding sequence ATGAGCACGCAGTCCACACCCATACTGTCGCTGCGCGGCGCCGAGATGCGTTTCGTGCAGCCCGTCGACCTGGCGGGCCGCATCGCCAACCTGTTCGGCGCGGGTTTGCGCAAGACGGTGGTGCATGCCGTGGCCGGCGTCGACCTTGACGTGATGCCGGGCGAAGTCATCGGCGTGGTCGGCGAATCCGGCTGCGGGAAGTCGACGTTGGGCCGCATGATCAGCGGCATCCTGCCGCCGACCGCGGGCAGCATCGCCTACGCCGGCCAGCCCGTGGCGGCCATGGACGACAAGCAGCGGCGCGCCTACGAGCTGGGCGTGCAGATGATTTTCCAGGACCCGTATGCATCGCTGAACCCGCGCATGCGCGTGGAAGAAATCATCGGTGAAGCGCCCATGGTGCACGGCCTGGTCAGCCGCCGCGACCGCAAGGCCTACGTCGCCGAATTGATGCGCCAAGTGGGCCTGGATCCTGCCTATGCGCAACGCTATCCGCATCAGTTTTCCGGCGGGCAGCGGCAGCGTATCGGCATCGCGCGGGCGCTGGGACTCAAGCCCAGGGTCATCGTCTGCGACGAAGCCGTGGCCGCGCTGGACGTATCCATTCAGGCGCAGGTGCTGAACCTGTTCGCGCAGCTGCGCCGCGAGCTGGACCTGACGTATCTGTTCATCAGCCACAACCTGGGCGTGGTCGGGCATATCTCCGATCGTGTCGCCATCATGTACCTGGGCCGTGTCGTCGAACTGGCGCCCACCGATCAGGTGTTCAAGCGCCCCAACCATCCGTACACGCAGGCGCTGCTGAAGGAATTGCCCACGCTGAATCCGGAACGGCGCAGCTTCAAGCCCATACAGGGCGAATTACCTTCGCCGTTGGCGCCCCCGCCCGGCTGTACCTTCCATCCGCGTTGCCCGCAGGCGATGGACCGTTGCCGCCAGGAGCGCCCCGTGCTGCGCGAGATCGCGCCCGGGCAGTTGAGCGCCTGCCACCTGAACGACCTGCCGGCCGCCGCGGCGCGGCCGGTCGACTTTCACGCCCGTCCCGTCGCCATGCAGAGCTGA
- a CDS encoding acyl-CoA dehydrogenase family protein gives MDFNLTPEQRDFQDAVRRYAENELRAGARDRAHSREYPWDVARSMARQGLLGITISEANGGIGGSLMDAVIAIQTIASVCPRSADVVQAGNFGPIRVLGEYGNAMQKEKYLTPLLAGDMLISVGMTEPEAGSAVTELKTAATRDGDGWRINGSKIFTTHGPHATVILAYVRFGPGTHGIGSVLIDTKSEGVRLGKRSAFMSDEEWVEIYFDNVFVPDDMVVLGEGGFKKQIAGFNVERIGNTARSLALGRYAYEEAREWAMQRKQFGRLLCEFQGLQWKFADMRIKLDAGQLLLYRAASNADTGFPSATETAIAKAYCNQAGFDVANEALQVLGGMGYSRESLVEYCVRRCRGWMIAGGSIEILKNRIAEGVFERSFSQRPPRAE, from the coding sequence ATGGATTTCAATCTGACCCCCGAACAGCGCGACTTCCAGGATGCCGTGCGCCGCTATGCGGAAAACGAGCTGCGCGCCGGCGCGCGCGATCGCGCCCATTCACGCGAATATCCCTGGGACGTGGCGCGCTCGATGGCGCGACAAGGGCTGCTGGGCATCACCATCAGCGAAGCCAATGGCGGCATCGGCGGCTCGCTGATGGATGCCGTCATCGCCATCCAGACGATCGCGTCCGTCTGCCCGCGCAGTGCCGACGTCGTGCAGGCCGGCAACTTCGGCCCCATCCGCGTGCTGGGCGAATACGGCAATGCCATGCAGAAGGAAAAGTACCTGACGCCGCTGCTGGCCGGCGACATGCTCATCTCCGTCGGCATGACCGAACCGGAAGCAGGATCGGCGGTCACCGAATTGAAAACCGCCGCGACTCGCGACGGCGATGGCTGGCGCATCAATGGCTCGAAGATCTTCACCACGCACGGACCCCACGCCACCGTCATCCTGGCCTATGTGCGCTTCGGTCCCGGCACGCATGGCATCGGTTCGGTGTTGATCGATACGAAGAGCGAAGGCGTCAGGCTGGGCAAGCGCTCGGCCTTCATGTCCGACGAAGAATGGGTGGAAATCTACTTCGACAATGTCTTCGTGCCGGACGATATGGTGGTGCTGGGCGAAGGCGGCTTCAAGAAGCAGATCGCGGGCTTCAACGTCGAACGCATCGGCAACACCGCCCGCTCGCTGGCCCTGGGCCGCTATGCCTATGAAGAAGCGCGCGAGTGGGCGATGCAGCGCAAGCAGTTCGGGCGCTTGCTCTGCGAGTTCCAGGGGCTGCAATGGAAGTTCGCCGACATGCGCATCAAGCTGGATGCCGGCCAGCTGCTGCTGTACCGGGCGGCTTCCAACGCGGATACCGGTTTCCCGTCGGCCACCGAAACCGCCATCGCCAAGGCGTATTGCAACCAGGCGGGTTTCGACGTGGCCAACGAGGCATTGCAGGTGCTGGGCGGCATGGGCTACAGCCGCGAATCGCTGGTCGAATACTGCGTGCGGCGCTGCCGTGGCTGGATGATCGCGGGCGGCTCGATCGAGATCCTGAAGAACCGCATCGCCGAAGGCGTATTCGAACGCAGCTTTTCCCAGCGTCCGCCGCGCGCCGAGTGA